Proteins from a single region of Fodinibius sp. Rm-B-1B1-1:
- a CDS encoding RagB/SusD family nutrient uptake outer membrane protein, whose amino-acid sequence MKKLIFLIALMMFVGCNDQLDLTNPNEPTADTFWETESDAVRASHAMYNGLIMDGTYMRMIPALTDGRSDGFKADTPWPDLWQVAAFNVPATSGPVEWVWREHYVLIYRANQILEYVPEMEIDEALKERIVGQAHFLRGLAYFNLANNFHRVPISDALPDPDEFNEPTASEEDLWQQIIDDFSDAKDRLPVSYENIDGPDQGQVGRATAGAATGMLGKAYLYREQWQNAASEFELLIPGAGESSPMEVYDLVDNFRHNFNIDNENNVESLFEVQFADPDQVGGSEMNYCCEPNSNWMQVSSQSYTYAAEGYGYSDFLPTQWLYDEFNEEQTVSGNKDPRLLDTIVSYEPGENSTTVYGDPWPYGQDEIYPRKYTHEGLPYAELREQSGINYRVLRYADILLMYAEAQNELDDRATAAQYMQQVRDRANLPDRTAEFTGFTRDEMREQIAHERALEFAIEGQRIHDMIRWGWFDESSPRYKVPELQQRDAEFNSWDTGDEYLPIPQRELDVNPNLEPNPAND is encoded by the coding sequence ATGAAGAAACTAATATTTTTAATTGCACTTATGATGTTTGTGGGTTGCAATGATCAGTTGGATTTAACAAATCCCAACGAGCCCACTGCTGATACCTTCTGGGAAACAGAATCAGATGCCGTACGAGCCAGTCATGCCATGTACAATGGTTTGATCATGGACGGTACCTATATGCGGATGATACCGGCTTTAACGGATGGACGTAGCGATGGGTTTAAGGCAGATACCCCGTGGCCAGATTTATGGCAGGTAGCTGCTTTTAACGTTCCGGCTACCTCTGGTCCAGTTGAGTGGGTATGGAGAGAACATTACGTTCTTATTTATCGGGCCAACCAGATCCTGGAATATGTACCAGAAATGGAAATCGATGAAGCGTTAAAGGAGCGTATCGTTGGACAGGCTCACTTTTTACGTGGATTGGCTTACTTTAATCTTGCCAATAATTTCCACAGAGTACCAATTAGTGATGCCTTGCCCGATCCCGATGAATTTAACGAGCCTACGGCATCTGAGGAAGATCTGTGGCAGCAAATAATTGATGATTTTAGTGACGCGAAAGATCGGCTTCCGGTTTCCTATGAAAATATTGACGGCCCTGACCAAGGACAAGTTGGCCGTGCTACAGCTGGTGCAGCAACTGGTATGTTGGGGAAAGCCTACCTATATCGTGAGCAATGGCAAAATGCGGCCAGTGAATTTGAGTTGTTGATACCCGGTGCAGGAGAAAGTAGTCCGATGGAAGTCTATGACTTAGTGGATAATTTTCGCCACAACTTCAATATCGATAACGAAAACAATGTAGAGTCACTTTTCGAGGTCCAGTTTGCCGATCCTGATCAAGTTGGAGGTTCAGAAATGAATTACTGTTGTGAACCGAACAGCAACTGGATGCAGGTATCTTCACAATCTTATACCTATGCAGCCGAAGGATATGGATATTCGGATTTCTTGCCCACACAGTGGCTATATGATGAATTCAACGAAGAGCAAACGGTAAGTGGAAATAAAGATCCGCGCTTGCTGGATACCATTGTTTCGTATGAGCCTGGAGAAAATTCCACGACTGTGTATGGAGATCCCTGGCCATATGGACAGGATGAAATATATCCGCGAAAATATACCCATGAAGGGTTGCCATATGCAGAGCTTAGGGAGCAGTCCGGTATTAACTATCGTGTACTTCGTTATGCCGATATTTTATTGATGTATGCTGAGGCACAGAATGAGCTTGACGACCGAGCAACAGCGGCTCAATACATGCAACAGGTTCGAGATCGGGCAAATCTACCTGACCGTACAGCCGAGTTTACCGGTTTTACACGAGATGAAATGCGTGAACAGATTGCTCATGAACGAGCCCTTGAGTTCGCTATCGAAGGCCAGCGTATCCACGATATGATTCGGTGGGGATGGTTTGATGAGAGCAGTCCGCGGTATAAGGTACCCGAGCTGCAACAGCGTGATGCTGAGTTCAACAGTTGGGATACCGGTGATGAATACTTGCCAATTCCGCAGCGCGAGCTCGATGTGAATCCGAATTTGGAACCCAACCCTGCTAACGATTAA
- a CDS encoding arabinan endo-1,5-alpha-L-arabinosidase has product MGTKEVMPSAEEFAVGRINKSNINMNYLKFILIGFCSLVLLVSCSDNSTGVDDDGDDEDSDEETETFDGPMYSDDYTSRSDWSDRGEWDLENVHDPTVVKDGDFFYMYQTNASYGNVHQGHGNYPYRRSKDLVNWEYRGAAFSEVQSWVKDSLNSIRAEMDLPPIENPNYGFWAPHITKVNGTYRMYYSVIIDNPIEGDDPNTSWTERAFIGLAESDDLSSNNWEDKGMVIHSVADGEETYDRDGGNDWSAYFKFNAIDPSYVTTPEGEHWLIYGSWHSGIAAVELDPETGKPYELTDLEDYGTKIAGRGNSRWQPLEAPEIIYNEETGYYYLFLAYDELSVAYNTRVVRSENITGPYYGIDGNNVTNGAEDWPVVTHPYKFDGHHGWVGISHPSIFQDPDSGEWFYSSQGRLPPDISGINASNAVMMGHVREIYWTDDGWPVVAPERYADVPETEITKEDIIGNWEEVTLEYEYQTMQTSYRVEFNEDNTLGGALDGTWSYDEESQTLTVNDMELIVDNAWDWEISPRSTTITYTGLTSTGRSVWGKKTGE; this is encoded by the coding sequence ATGGGCACAAAGGAAGTAATGCCATCCGCCGAAGAATTTGCAGTCGGACGGATAAATAAATCCAACATAAACATGAATTACCTGAAATTTATACTTATCGGATTTTGCTCGCTGGTGCTTCTTGTGAGCTGCAGCGATAATTCCACTGGTGTAGATGATGATGGTGATGATGAAGATTCCGATGAGGAGACCGAAACGTTTGATGGTCCGATGTATTCTGATGACTACACTTCCCGGTCGGATTGGTCGGATCGCGGTGAATGGGATCTGGAAAATGTTCATGACCCAACGGTAGTAAAAGACGGAGATTTTTTTTACATGTATCAGACGAATGCCTCTTATGGCAACGTACACCAGGGACATGGGAATTATCCTTATCGCCGGTCAAAGGACTTGGTGAATTGGGAGTACCGGGGAGCTGCGTTTTCTGAGGTACAATCTTGGGTTAAGGATTCATTGAATAGTATTCGTGCTGAGATGGATTTACCCCCAATAGAAAATCCAAATTATGGATTTTGGGCTCCCCATATCACAAAAGTGAATGGAACCTATCGAATGTATTACAGCGTAATTATTGATAATCCCATTGAAGGAGATGATCCAAATACATCGTGGACTGAGCGGGCATTTATTGGGCTGGCCGAATCGGATGATCTTTCTTCTAATAATTGGGAGGACAAGGGAATGGTGATTCATTCTGTTGCCGATGGCGAAGAAACCTATGACCGGGATGGGGGCAATGACTGGAGCGCTTATTTTAAATTCAATGCCATTGATCCATCCTATGTTACTACGCCCGAAGGAGAGCACTGGTTGATCTATGGTTCCTGGCATTCGGGCATCGCAGCAGTTGAACTCGATCCGGAAACAGGTAAGCCGTACGAGCTAACTGATCTGGAAGATTATGGTACAAAAATAGCGGGACGTGGAAATTCCCGATGGCAACCCCTTGAGGCTCCAGAAATCATTTATAATGAAGAGACTGGCTATTACTACCTATTTTTGGCTTATGATGAATTGTCGGTGGCATATAACACACGTGTGGTTCGCTCTGAAAATATTACTGGTCCATATTACGGCATTGATGGTAATAACGTAACAAATGGGGCTGAGGATTGGCCTGTGGTGACGCACCCCTATAAATTTGATGGACATCACGGGTGGGTAGGTATTTCTCATCCTTCTATTTTTCAAGATCCGGATTCCGGGGAATGGTTTTATTCTTCGCAAGGACGATTGCCTCCGGATATATCTGGCATTAACGCTTCGAATGCAGTGATGATGGGGCATGTGCGTGAAATTTACTGGACCGATGACGGCTGGCCGGTGGTAGCTCCTGAGCGGTATGCGGATGTTCCCGAAACGGAAATTACCAAAGAAGATATTATAGGAAACTGGGAAGAAGTTACGCTCGAATATGAATACCAGACCATGCAAACCTCATATCGCGTTGAATTTAACGAGGATAATACGCTCGGAGGAGCATTAGATGGCACATGGTCGTATGATGAAGAGTCCCAGACGCTGACGGTAAATGATATGGAACTGATCGTAGATAATGCCTGGGACTGGGAAATATCGCCTCGATCAACCACGATAACGTACACCGGCCTTACGTCCACGGGGCGTTCGGTCTGGGGAAAAAAGACAGGAGAATAA
- a CDS encoding glycoside hydrolase family 127 protein, translated as MSNIKVSYSNLSKGALLIILILISGLGLSLHAQDHTSSAIKLNMFALSEVELLDSPFKKAMELDGKYLLRLEADRLLAPYLEEAGLDPKGESYGGWEAQGEIGEGLDGHSLGHYLSALSMIYASTGKQAFGERLNYVVSELKRAQKANKTGYIGGVPNGEEIINEVRSGDIEAESFALNGSWVPWYNLHKLFAGLRDAHRHAENEQALDILIKLSDWTVEWADDLSEEQFQEMLQTEHGGMKEVMADLYAITGDQRYLELSDRFTHEAIEDPLAENEDQLEGLHANTQIPKIIGAARNYEVSGNEEMRELSTFFWQTVVNGRTYANGGNSDGEHFGPKGGIISEELSRSSSETCNTYNMLKLTRHLSQWEADAAYADYYERALYNHILASQDSQTGMFAYYISMEPGTYKTFSKPFDSFWCCVGSGMENHTKYGRYIYMHGEDELYVNLFIPSELNWQEQGISLRQETAFPESEKSTFTVSTESPHKFVMKVRRPSWAGDGFTIFVNGEKVEVSQQPSNYIAIERTWKDGDKIEVQLPMKTRTEPLSGDDSKIAFMHGPILLAGIVGEEVPIQGQYAGSEQYEYFDLPTVDVPGLEPENDKTESWMKSSQKPLQFELQNVGEASGITLAPFYQVNHEHYTVYWGLNHKNN; from the coding sequence ATGAGTAATATAAAGGTTTCATATTCAAATCTATCAAAAGGTGCATTGCTGATAATTCTGATACTAATATCGGGATTGGGGCTATCATTACATGCCCAAGATCATACCTCATCAGCGATCAAGCTAAATATGTTTGCACTCAGTGAGGTAGAACTACTCGATAGTCCATTTAAAAAAGCCATGGAACTCGATGGTAAATATCTTTTGAGACTGGAAGCCGATCGCCTGCTGGCTCCGTATTTGGAAGAGGCTGGTTTGGATCCGAAAGGAGAAAGTTATGGCGGTTGGGAAGCCCAAGGAGAAATAGGAGAAGGGCTCGACGGTCATTCGCTGGGCCATTACCTGTCTGCACTTTCCATGATTTATGCCTCGACGGGTAAACAGGCATTTGGAGAGCGATTAAATTACGTGGTTAGTGAATTGAAACGTGCCCAGAAAGCCAACAAAACTGGCTACATAGGTGGCGTACCTAACGGCGAAGAAATTATAAACGAGGTTCGGTCGGGCGATATCGAAGCTGAGTCTTTTGCATTAAATGGAAGCTGGGTACCATGGTATAACCTGCACAAGCTGTTTGCAGGGTTACGCGATGCCCATCGACATGCTGAAAATGAGCAGGCCCTGGATATACTGATTAAATTATCAGACTGGACGGTTGAGTGGGCGGATGATCTTTCGGAAGAGCAATTCCAAGAAATGCTACAGACTGAGCACGGCGGCATGAAAGAAGTAATGGCTGACTTGTATGCTATAACAGGTGATCAAAGGTATTTAGAATTGTCTGATCGATTTACCCATGAAGCTATTGAAGATCCGTTAGCTGAGAATGAAGATCAACTCGAAGGATTACATGCTAATACCCAGATCCCCAAAATTATAGGAGCGGCGCGGAACTATGAGGTCTCAGGAAATGAAGAGATGCGGGAGCTATCTACTTTTTTCTGGCAAACGGTAGTCAATGGACGTACTTATGCCAATGGTGGCAACAGCGATGGTGAGCATTTTGGTCCCAAAGGTGGAATTATATCAGAAGAGTTAAGCCGATCCAGTTCCGAGACGTGCAACACCTATAATATGTTAAAACTTACCCGGCATCTATCGCAGTGGGAAGCTGATGCCGCTTACGCTGACTATTATGAGCGAGCATTATATAATCACATTTTAGCTTCACAAGATTCGCAAACAGGCATGTTCGCCTATTATATTTCGATGGAGCCGGGAACCTATAAGACCTTCAGCAAGCCATTCGATTCGTTCTGGTGCTGTGTGGGCAGCGGAATGGAAAATCATACCAAATACGGCCGCTATATTTATATGCATGGTGAGGACGAGTTATACGTGAATTTGTTTATTCCTTCTGAGCTCAATTGGCAAGAGCAGGGAATTTCGCTCCGTCAGGAAACCGCATTTCCAGAATCAGAGAAAAGTACATTTACGGTTAGTACTGAGAGTCCCCACAAGTTTGTAATGAAGGTTCGACGGCCAAGTTGGGCCGGTGACGGATTTACCATTTTTGTGAATGGGGAAAAAGTTGAAGTTTCTCAACAGCCGAGCAACTATATCGCAATTGAAAGAACCTGGAAAGATGGCGATAAAATTGAAGTGCAGTTGCCAATGAAAACAAGAACAGAGCCACTTAGTGGTGATGACAGCAAGATTGCTTTTATGCATGGGCCCATTTTACTGGCAGGCATTGTAGGAGAGGAAGTACCCATTCAGGGACAATATGCCGGCAGCGAGCAATACGAATATTTTGACTTACCCACTGTGGATGTCCCGGGATTAGAGCCCGAAAATGATAAGACGGAGAGCTGGATGAAATCCTCGCAGAAACCACTGCAGTTTGAGCTGCAAAATGTTGGTGAAGCAAGTGGTATTACACTTGCTCCGTTCTACCAGGTAAACCATGAGCACTATACCGTTTACTGGGGTTTGAATCACAAAAATAACTAA
- a CDS encoding alpha-N-arabinofuranosidase has product MKNLQKIMAAGVALLLVIIAIPTQAQDARIKIDIDRTIGEVHEHLYGNFTEHLGRHIYGGIYDPDSPLADEDGFRTDVIKAVKDMNVTLLRYPGGNFVSNYHWQDGVGPKEDRPTRMDLAWDVQDPNTFGTNEFMEFAEKVGTEPYFAVNLGTGTIEEARRWVEYTNIEAGPDETDKRNLEKGPYYADLRADHGYEEPHNIKYWSLGNEMDGHWQMGHLNAEDYSKKAREAAKLMSWTDPSIKIVAAGSSNYYGEDADPDEWNRTVIQELKDYIDYISLHIYVGNEDDNYYDFMASPRVMEQRTQIVRGMIEEVMQDPERGEDEQIYIAWDEWNVWYRARGGEGGTGYTALEERYNLEDALVVAGFLNGFIRNADIVKMANMAQLVNVIAPIFTKEDDMFLQTIYHPMKLFANNAHGTALDVYVDSDTYDTEIFNSGAGYSPTKEKDVPYLDVSATYTDDGEVVINVVNRHKDEAINTDIISQQGIFDGEFEVHEVNGPDIKAENDFDNTRVEAVQKSSIQANGETINYTFPAHSYTMIKGKITSE; this is encoded by the coding sequence ATGAAGAACCTTCAGAAGATAATGGCGGCAGGAGTTGCTTTATTATTGGTTATAATAGCTATACCAACCCAAGCTCAGGATGCACGTATTAAAATTGATATCGATCGTACGATTGGTGAAGTGCACGAGCACCTGTATGGAAACTTTACTGAGCACTTGGGGCGTCATATTTATGGGGGGATATATGATCCCGATTCGCCGTTGGCCGACGAGGATGGTTTTCGAACGGATGTTATAAAAGCGGTTAAAGATATGAATGTGACGTTGCTTCGATATCCCGGCGGAAATTTTGTTTCCAATTATCACTGGCAAGATGGGGTAGGACCCAAAGAAGATCGTCCCACACGCATGGATTTAGCTTGGGACGTCCAGGATCCCAACACTTTTGGGACCAATGAATTTATGGAGTTTGCCGAGAAGGTAGGCACAGAGCCGTATTTTGCCGTGAATCTGGGAACCGGGACTATTGAAGAAGCACGTCGCTGGGTAGAATACACTAATATTGAGGCAGGTCCCGATGAAACCGACAAGCGGAATCTTGAAAAAGGACCTTATTATGCTGATCTACGTGCTGATCATGGTTATGAAGAGCCCCATAATATTAAGTATTGGAGTCTGGGCAATGAGATGGATGGACACTGGCAGATGGGTCATTTAAATGCAGAAGATTACAGCAAGAAAGCGCGCGAAGCGGCCAAGTTGATGTCGTGGACTGACCCGAGCATCAAGATTGTAGCAGCGGGATCATCAAATTATTACGGCGAAGATGCCGATCCCGATGAATGGAATCGAACGGTTATCCAAGAGCTCAAAGATTATATCGATTACATTTCGCTGCACATTTATGTGGGTAACGAAGACGATAACTACTACGATTTTATGGCCAGTCCACGTGTGATGGAGCAGCGCACACAGATTGTACGGGGGATGATTGAAGAAGTAATGCAGGATCCCGAGCGCGGAGAAGATGAACAGATTTATATCGCCTGGGACGAGTGGAACGTCTGGTACCGTGCTCGTGGCGGAGAAGGGGGGACAGGTTATACTGCCTTGGAAGAGCGTTATAATCTTGAAGACGCACTGGTAGTAGCGGGATTTCTTAACGGATTCATCCGTAACGCCGATATCGTAAAAATGGCGAATATGGCACAACTTGTGAATGTCATTGCACCTATTTTTACCAAAGAAGACGACATGTTCCTGCAGACGATCTATCACCCCATGAAACTGTTTGCTAATAATGCGCATGGCACGGCATTAGATGTGTATGTGGATTCCGATACCTATGATACGGAGATCTTTAACAGTGGGGCGGGTTATTCTCCGACTAAGGAAAAAGATGTGCCTTATTTGGATGTTTCAGCAACGTATACTGATGATGGTGAAGTAGTAATTAATGTGGTTAACCGCCATAAAGATGAAGCTATTAACACTGATATCATCTCCCAGCAGGGTATTTTTGATGGAGAATTTGAGGTTCATGAGGTAAATGGTCCAGACATTAAAGCAGAAAATGATTTTGATAATACCCGGGTTGAGGCGGTGCAAAAGTCCTCTATCCAAGCTAATGGAGAAACGATCAATTATACCTTCCCAGCTCATTCGTATACGATGATCAAAGGGAAAATAACGTCAGAATAG
- a CDS encoding glycoside hydrolase family 97 protein — protein sequence MPVLVFLFVACENDGHNVESPEGSIELHFELMDDTQPTYSISYQDSIVLEQSQLGLTRDDIDFSRNMMLESVSGPEKIEDQYSLQHGKQTEISYTATEQTYHLRHKSGAPLDITFRVSNDGVGFRYHFPNESDQTHFITEEHTSFNVPEDSRAWLEPLANVNTGFAETNPSYEEHYLQDVKVGTSAPDSAGWAYPALFKSGETWLLISEAGMDGNYPATRLQQEAPNGNYQIGFPQEGEQFPGKALDPKSNLPWPTPWRIITVGDLKTITESTLGTDLAAESQLENTSWIEPGSASWSWAKLKDPSVNYEDQKRFIDYAAEMGWKYTLVDVAWDSTIGYDRMAELADYADSKDVELFLWYNSSGSWNSTDYTPKSQLLTHEDRVEEFSKLQEMGIAGIKVDFFAGDGQSMIQYYLDIFKDAADHNLLVNTHGTTLPRGWHRTWPNLMTMESVKGFEFITFEQQNADKAANHNTMLPFTRNVFSPMDYTPMSLTELHNVKRKTTTAHELALPVLFTSGIQHYAETARGMEEVSEDVREFIKRIPVAWDEMQFVDGFPGKHVVIARRAGDRWFVVGINGEKNSKEISFDLSFIPSQLHGTIFKDGEELYDISRDETMPSETINVVMNGNGGFVMLFEQDNTVFKNSN from the coding sequence ATGCCCGTTCTTGTTTTCCTATTTGTGGCATGTGAAAATGATGGTCACAATGTTGAGAGTCCGGAGGGAAGCATTGAACTTCATTTTGAACTGATGGATGATACCCAGCCAACGTACTCAATTTCGTATCAGGATTCTATTGTGTTGGAGCAATCTCAACTGGGTTTAACCCGCGATGATATTGATTTTTCCCGGAATATGATGTTGGAATCGGTATCCGGTCCGGAAAAAATTGAGGATCAGTATTCGCTGCAGCACGGCAAGCAAACCGAAATTAGCTATACAGCAACAGAACAAACATATCATCTGCGGCATAAATCGGGGGCTCCGTTGGACATCACTTTTCGGGTTTCAAATGACGGCGTAGGATTCCGGTATCATTTTCCCAATGAAAGTGACCAAACTCATTTTATTACTGAGGAACACACGTCCTTTAATGTACCGGAAGACAGTCGGGCATGGCTCGAGCCGTTGGCCAATGTAAATACCGGTTTCGCTGAGACGAATCCCTCGTACGAAGAGCATTATCTGCAGGATGTCAAAGTTGGTACTTCTGCTCCCGACAGTGCGGGATGGGCGTATCCGGCATTGTTTAAATCGGGGGAAACATGGCTATTGATTTCCGAAGCAGGAATGGATGGCAACTATCCTGCCACGCGTTTACAGCAGGAAGCTCCAAATGGCAATTATCAAATCGGCTTTCCACAGGAGGGAGAGCAGTTTCCGGGCAAGGCGCTCGATCCAAAGTCCAATTTGCCGTGGCCAACCCCGTGGCGTATTATTACGGTCGGTGACCTGAAAACGATTACGGAATCAACACTGGGGACCGATTTGGCAGCAGAGTCGCAACTGGAAAATACCTCGTGGATTGAGCCGGGCAGCGCTTCGTGGAGCTGGGCAAAGCTCAAAGATCCCTCGGTGAATTACGAAGATCAAAAACGGTTTATCGACTATGCTGCCGAGATGGGCTGGAAATACACGCTTGTTGATGTCGCATGGGATTCGACGATTGGCTACGATCGCATGGCGGAGCTTGCTGACTATGCGGACTCTAAAGATGTTGAGCTTTTTCTTTGGTACAATTCGTCGGGCAGCTGGAATTCAACAGATTATACGCCTAAAAGTCAGCTGTTGACCCATGAAGACCGAGTCGAGGAATTTAGCAAATTACAAGAAATGGGTATTGCAGGAATAAAAGTAGACTTTTTTGCCGGCGACGGGCAATCAATGATACAGTATTACTTGGATATTTTTAAGGATGCCGCCGATCACAATCTTCTTGTTAATACGCATGGCACAACGTTGCCGCGTGGTTGGCACCGTACGTGGCCCAATCTTATGACCATGGAATCGGTCAAAGGATTTGAATTTATCACTTTTGAGCAGCAAAATGCTGATAAAGCTGCTAATCACAATACGATGTTGCCGTTTACACGGAATGTGTTTAGTCCCATGGATTATACGCCCATGAGTCTGACTGAATTACATAATGTTAAGCGGAAAACGACTACTGCCCACGAGCTGGCTTTGCCGGTGCTGTTTACTTCCGGGATTCAGCATTACGCCGAGACGGCACGTGGGATGGAAGAAGTTTCGGAGGATGTACGGGAATTTATAAAGCGGATTCCTGTGGCGTGGGATGAAATGCAGTTTGTAGATGGATTTCCCGGCAAGCATGTAGTAATAGCACGCAGGGCCGGTGACCGCTGGTTTGTAGTAGGGATTAATGGAGAGAAAAATTCCAAAGAAATATCCTTTGATTTGTCATTTATTCCGAGTCAGTTACATGGAACAATCTTTAAAGATGGTGAGGAATTATACGACATTAGCCGTGATGAAACTATGCCTTCTGAAACAATAAATGTAGTAATGAATGGAAATGGAGGGTTTGTGATGCTTTTTGAGCAAGATAATACCGTCTTTAAAAACAGTAATTAA